One segment of Solanum stenotomum isolate F172 chromosome 1, ASM1918654v1, whole genome shotgun sequence DNA contains the following:
- the LOC125850022 gene encoding uncharacterized protein LOC125850022, with translation MSSKMMLMANSLTHVRPLTCATAAAAAVYPSRLVAQPPDLIKWVKIEGGFVHKSIKIAQGDSFGLGLVASEDIPKGSDLIALPQHIPLKFDGSSSESENSHSALIKLAQHVPEELWAMKLGLKLLQERARKGSFWWPYISNLPETYSVPIFFPGEDIKNLQYAPLLYQVNKRCRFLLEFEKILKHELENLKPDDHPFSGQDVDSSALGWAMSAVSSRAFRLYGSKRPDGTRSNVPMMLPLIDMCNHSFDPNAEIVQEEANSDRNMLVKVVAGREIKQNDPLLLNYGCLSSDLFLLDYGFVIPSNPNDCIELKYDAALLDAASMAAGVSSPNFSSPSPWQQQILSHLNLDGPNSDLKVTLGGGELVEGRLLAALRVVLSNDEEAMKQHDLETLKSLTVEAPLEISTEVSALRTVVALCVIALGHFPTKIMEDESLLKQNVSPTTELALQFRIQKKSLIVDVMRDLSKRVKLLLAK, from the exons ATGTCAAGCAAAATGATGCTAATGGCTAACTCCTTAACACACGTCCGTCCTCTCACTTGCGCCACCGCCGCTGCCGCCGCCGTTTACCCATCACGGCTAGTGGCACAACCACCGGACCTCATCAAATGGGTGAAAATCGAAGGTGGGTTTGTTCACAAATCCATTAAAATAGCACAAGGTGATTCCTTTGGCCTTGGATTAGTTGCTTCTGAAGATATCCCAAAAGGGTCTGATCTTATTGCCTTACCTCAACATATTCCCCTCAAATTTGATGGGTCTTCTTCAGAATCAGAAAATTCCCATTCTGCTTTGATTAAATTAGCTCAGCATGTTCCTG AGGAGCTGTGGGCTATGAAATTGGGTTTGAAGCTTCTGCAAGAGAGAGCAAGGAAAGGTTCGTTCTGGTGGCCATACATCAGCAATCTCCCAGAGACTTACTCAGTGCCGATTTTCTTTCCTGGAGAGGATATAAAGAACTTGCAGTATGCCCCTCTTCTTTATCAG GTGAACAAAAGATGCCGGTTTCTACTGGAATTTGAGAAAATTCTGAAGcatgaacttgagaatcttaaACCTGATGATCATCCTTTTAGTGGCCAAGATGTGGATTCATCTGCTCTAGGATGGGCTATGTCAGCTGTTTCATCTCGAGCATTCCGGTTGTATGGCAGTAAACGTCCTGATGGCACCCGCAGTAATGTTCCTATGATGCTTCCACTTATTGATATGTGCAACCACagctttgatccaaatgctgaAATTGTACAGGAAGAAGCAAACTCCGATAGAAATATGCTTGTAAAG GTGGTTGCAGGAAGGGAGATAAAGCAAAATGATCCGTTGCTACTCAACTATGGCTGTTTAAGTAGTGATCTTTTTCTACTGGACTATGGATTCGTCATTCCATCAAACCCCAATGACTGCATCGAACTTAAATATGACGCTGCTCTTCTTGATGCTGCCAGTATGGCTGCAGGGGTTTCATCCCCAAACTTCTCCTCGCCATCCCCATGGCAGCAGCAGATTTTATCGCATTTAAATCTAGACGGACCAAACTCCGATCTGAAG GTGACACTAGGAGGTGGAGAGCTAGTAGAGGGCAGATTATTAGCAGCCTTGAGAGTTGTCCTATCAAACGATGAAGAAGCAATGAAGCAGCACGACTTGGAGACGCTCAAATCATTGACAGTCGAAGCCCCTCTGGAAATATCGACTGAAGTATCAGCTCTTCGCACCGTTGTGGCTTTGTGTGTAATTGCTCTCGGACACTTCCCAACAAAAATCATGGAGGACGAGTCGTTGCTGAAGCAGAATGTTTCACCTACTACTGAGTTGGCTCTCCAGTTCAGAATACAAAAGAAGTCCCTCATTGTGGATGTTATGAGGGATCTTAGCAAGAGGGTAAAGTTACTCCTTGCCAAGTAG
- the LOC125877042 gene encoding probable calcium-binding protein CML25 encodes MGLIKSLFNRKKKNDPTPANTPPVNSPVMVEEELQQVFNKFDINGDGKISFSELGFIMASLGTAVTEEESIEMINEVDGDGDGFIDLREFIELNTKNIDSDEVMENLKDAFSVFDVDKNGSISAEELQKVMKSIGEVCSLDECRKMIGGVDCDGDGMIDFEEFKVMMIGKRKEL; translated from the coding sequence ATGGGattaattaaatctcttttcaatcgaaagaaaaaaaatgacccAACGCCGGCGAATACGCCGCCCGTGAACTCTCCGGTCATGGTAGAAGAGGAGCTACAACAGGTATTCAACAAATTCGACATCAACGGCGACGGAAAAATCTCGTTTTCAGAACTGGGTTTCATCATGGCCAGTTTAGGAACCGCTGTAACGGAGGAAGAATCGATTGAAATGATTAACGAAGTCGATGGGGACGGAGATGGGTTCATCGATTTGCGTGAATTCATCGAGCTTAACACGAAGAACATCGATTCCGACGAAGTTATGGAGAATTTGAAGGATGCTTTCTCTGTATTTGATGTGGATAAAAATGGATCGATCTCTGCTGAAGAGTTGCAGAAAGTGATGAAGAGTATTGGGGAAGTATGCTCGCTGGATGAGTGCCGGAAAATGATCGGCGGCGTTGATTGTGACGGCGACGGGATGATTGATTTTGAGGAATTTAAAGTTATGATGAtcggaaaaagaaaagaattatag